A region of the Lycium barbarum isolate Lr01 chromosome 1, ASM1917538v2, whole genome shotgun sequence genome:
TCAAGGTATCTCTTTTAGAGCACTATCTTTTTCCCCAATGTATGCGGActccaaataatttttttttttgttttttgattaTTCATTCATTGTCTTTGGTAAAACCTCACCCTGTTTGCCTATTGGGTTGTTCTTGACAAtctatttctctctctcttttcaggTAAATTATTAATATCACTACTATTTTGGAGAAGTGTAAAGTGGTAAACTTTTTAAAACTGAAACTGAGGCCTTTTTCGCTCCACTCTATTTGGTTCTTCATCAGTGCAACATGAGTGTATTCCACAAGCAATTCTGGGCATGGATGTTATTTGTCAGGCCAAATCTGGAATGGGAAAAACTGCTGTTTTTGTTCTTTCGACTCTGCAGCAGATTGAGCCTGTTGCTGGTCAGGTTGCTGCCTTGGTCCTCTGTCATACAAGGGAATTGGCTTATCAGGTATGTAATGTAATCTGCAGTTCTGTTTCGCAAATCAGATTTGCTTCCCCATTTTTTAAATAACCCTCTTTTTTGTGGGACTCTTTGTTTGTGTGCAGATTTgtcatgaatttgaaaggttcAGCACATATTTGCCTGACATCAAGGTTGCTGTTTTCTATGGTGGTGTCAATATCAAACTTCACAAGGAGCTTCTAAAGAATGAATGCCCTCATATTGTTGTTGGAACTCCTGGGAGAGTACTCTCGTTGGCTAGAGATAAGGATCTAGCTCTGAGGAATGTGAGGCATTTTATTCTGGATGAATGTGACAAGATGCTTGAGTCTCTTGGTATGTCTTGGCTTACTATTCTGATTTTGTGATTCTAGTTTCCCATTTCTGCGACACTATCTTTTCGCAGTGACTCATTTCATGTACTCTGTTTGCAGACATGAGGAGAGATGTGCAGGCAATTTTCAAGATGACTCCCCACGACAAGCAAGTAATGATGTTTTCAGCAACACTCAGCAAAGAGATCCGCCCAGTTTGTAAAAAGTTTATGCAAGATGTAATGTCCTCTTCCGGTTCTACTTGAAAATAGAAATCTTCCATTTTCCAAATTTCAGATTTCTGCAGGCACTAAGTAGTGAAGTTTATTTGGTCAAAAGCTAAAGAGACGTGTACAATGACAATTGATTGTGCACTGAGCTTGTTCCTTTGTTTTCTTCTCAATTTTGTTTGTGTCGGAAGTTCCTTGATAATGTTTAAAAAGTTGTTTGGCATATGtgtgtgttgggggggggggaTACTGACTGGAATATGATAATCTGGGTGAGTCGGTGATTGCACTATAAGGGAAAGATTCTTGTTAGTGTAGTAAAACATTTTGAGCGACAATGAAGAAATAGTTGGTCTGATTCTCCAAGGAGAAAGTGTACAAATGGACTGTCGATTCTTCTTCACCCATCATTCATTTCGTTCTGGATACAATTAGCTTCACGAAGCTCCTAATATGCTTTACTAAGACATTTGTTTTTTTCAGCCAATGGAAATCTATGTTGACGACGAGGCCAAGTTGACCCTTCATGGACTTGTACAGGTAAATCTTGGGTGCATAGATGTAATGCCATGATTTCTTTACTCCTGAGTTAGCTTTCTCATCTTGTTCCTTTTTGATAATAGCACTACATCAAATTGAGCGAAACGGAGAAAAACCGGAAACTAAATGATCTACTGGACGCCTTGGACTTCAACCAAGTTGTTATTTTTGTCAAGAGCGTGAATAGGGCAGCTGAGTTGAATAAATTATTAGTGGAGTGTAATTTTCCATCTATCTGCATCCACTCTGGCATGACCCAGGAAGAAAGGTCCGTGACTCGTTGAAATGCTCTATTTCCTTTGCACTTATATATTCTGGTTAAACATGAAATGTGGAAGACTATCGATGATATGTTTTTGGATATTTGcgtataaccccccccccccccaacccccaaccCCCAACCCCCAAACACACACACAGAGAAGAGGGTAACTGTAGCCAGATAATCAGTTGGAATCCCTTTTTAGCAGTGTTTTAGTGTGGAAGGTGAGATAGGCTCACAAGCATGTTTTATTGATGAATCTGCTATTTTATCGTCTTTCTTCCCTTCTGAAATGGTTAAAGCTTGCAGTGACCTTCCCTGCTAATTACGACTTTATTGCATGTCAATCGAGTGGAATCAGAAGGGTGTGATTATATGATGCCATCCTTGATGTTAGTTAAACATAATGTGGTTTTTGACTTGTCTACATTTGGGTAGATTGACCCGCTACAAGGGTTTCAAGGAGGGTCACAAGAGAATTCTCGTGGCAACTGATTTGGTTGGTAGGGGCATTGATATTGAGAGAGTCAACATTGTTATTAACTATGACATGCCAGATTCTGCAGACACTTATCTTCACAGAGTAAGTCCTTATTTATTTGAGGTGTTATTCTCAACTTTTGATTTCTACTTATGCTTGTAGTGTTAATTTGTTTATGTTTGAAACATTGATAGGTGGGTAGAGCTGGTAGGTTTGGAACTAAAGGCCTTGCCATTACATTTGTGTCATCTGCATCAGATTCTGAAGTTCTTAATCAGGTAAGGGGACTGTTGAATATTTTATCTTGTTATGATGTCGTCTTGTCCATATTATTCTAAGTTGCTTGTGCTTCACCATTGTAGGTTCAGGAAAGGTTTGAAGTAGACATAAAAGAGCTTCCTGAGCAGATTGATACTTCTACATACAGTATGTCTCGTCTTGGTGTTTACTTTATTGCTTCCTTTAAATTTTCTTGGTGTTTATGTGCTTTTCCGTCTAGTTGTTGAACTCATGGAAGCACATTTAGAACATCCCATGGTATATATAGAAGTCTTAAGCTGTATTTGTGTGCTGTGATGGTGGAACTTCATGAAGATATTGGGATTGTACATGATTGCTTAACTTGGAGGTTAACTTCTGGAAGAGAAATAAAATATTGTGTTCTAGACGTGAATACTAGTCCTTTCCTCTCCTAATTGTCGGTTTGCAGATTGACTGGGTCTAGAGAAGTTTTAAGTAAAAGCTGAACTGGAATAGAAGAAACATATATCTGCTAGTTTATTATGAGTTCTAGCTGTTGTGAACTACTAGAATTATGCTTCTCGAAAAGCAAAGGGTAGGGTAGCTCCTTTTGACTGATTTATTTTGAAATGATTGAAGAATGCCCCTTGCCAGCTCAATTTGGGTGAGTTTTGGGTATTTTGGACCCTAAAAATTAGAAACTTAATTTCATTTGTTTCTCACTGCTAGTGTTGCTAAATATCACCATCTAGTTTCATCTTTAAGCGTCATGGCTTTATGGATATTTTCAGCCATGTTCAATCTGTACGGGTTGATCCCCCACTGCACAGGAATTCTGCAATATTTTAGTTCTTTCAGTCAGTTGATACGGGGCTAAcaatctttgttttttttttttttttggttgtttatTGCAGTGCCATCTTAGAGAGATGAGAGCATCCTGGCAGATGTTTTGCTTTTGTTCATCGCTTATCTTGGCTTTTGGAACTTCTAATTTGAAGGAATGGTGGCCTCCTGCTATATGCTTTGGCACTGCTGGACTGCTGTACCCTTATTGAACTACAACGTTTCTTGTCAGTTAAGAGGAGCATTACAAATGTCTCTGTTATCTTTGTTGAGCACTGTACTTTATACTTCGACTGAATTTATTATGCCTAGTTGCTGAATCATAATTTTGTTAGGTGGTGTAACTTATACATTATATCTGTTTAATTTTAAGTTTCTAGAGCTATTTTTCTGAAGCTCTACCCTGCTGGGATCACGTTTGGAAACCTGGTGGAAGTCTGTTATAATCTTGTGTAATTGCTGGAACTCATTGGTGGTACTAAAGGGATTTTTGTTACTATCATTATGCGGAGGAGTGGAATTTCTCAATTTGGAATGATGAATTATGTCCGACCTCTGGTAGTCAGTGCTTCTATGACCTTAGAATTGATGATACAGTGGTACCGTCAGAAATGATCACGATTAATATCTCGTTGCTACTGGTGAACAGGACTCTCTGTTGCGTAGCGACTCCTTTGTCGATCTTAGCTGATAGTGCTGCTGTTCATAAAATTGAGTGGGGGTACTATTTCTTGCTCATAGAGCGAGTGTTGCCCATACATTAGATATGTTGAGTTCAAAGTTGCTGGAGTATGATGTTATTATGCTAAACAGTTCTTTGATGGCCTAAAAATAAGGCAGAGTTGCAGGCCGTGCGTCACATTGCATGGATGGACTAGGTTAGATTTTCCATCTTTTATTTtactactatgtatatatatatatatatataggctaaAGTTGTTTCCGTTTCAATAGTCTATTTTCTGTTCTAGCACTATTCATTCTTTGATTTTGGAAGTTGTAGTGATGGAGGAACATAGATTCCTTGGTGGGATATGTTAACGCTCCTTCTGGAGTTCCCATGAGTTGCATTTCCGATAAGATGCATAGAGATTATGTTGATTAAACCAAACATGCAAGTGCTGTTTGCAAAACCTATTttggcgtttggccatgaaaaccaaatatttttcactttatttggaattttgaatttGGAGTTATCTTTGGTAATAGTTTTTGCAAAGCATATTTGGTTGGAATGTATTGAAGGTGAAAAAAGTGAACAAGGTTTTAGGTGCTTTTCaaatttcaagttgtatttggaattttcatggccaaacttTGATTTCCAATGAAAGTGAAATAaatttccggaaaaaagtgaatttcTCCAGGCCAAATGGTCCTAAATCAAAACAAAATCCCAAACACTAACCCAAAAGTAAATTTAACTTAAGTTGACTGGTCTCTCTCAAAATTAGTCGACCCTTCTTTTAGACGTATTTTTGTTCTTGACGTAAATTCTTTTCTAGTCTTGTTAGGAATAAACTGTTTTATGCTCAATGATATGGTGAAAGGCCAAAAAAGAAGATACTTCTCCATATGCGCTATAAAAGGAGATCTGAaaacgccaaaaaaaaaaaaaagaaggaaagctCAAAAAGGATGTTGAACTGGTGGAAGTTTCAATCATGTGTTGAAGAATTCGATAAAATTTAAGTGTTATATATGTGCGAAAATTTGTTGAAAAATAAAGTTAAATATATTTCAGAACTCACTATTTCATTTTGAATATTACAAAGTTTAAATTCTGGATTGAGTATGGGGGATGAAAGGAAGTTCCTTCCTTTACAAAACGCAGCATGTGGAAGAACAGAGTGCCTCAAATAGGAAAGTTGGCCATCACTTGTCAATGGGTATAGGCTGTTTGCTAAAGCTATATAAGGAAAACTATGTAAAACATTTGCAAGTGACAACGTTAGTTTGGATTTCGCACACATTCATTGTCTTCTTTGTTTGGTGCAACTAGGGAATAGGCTGTTTGCTAAAGCTATATAAGGAAAGATTGTTCTCGATGGAAAATTGAACTCGTAATGAGCGATAATAAAGGAGTGCACGTGCGGCCCCTAAATTtgcccccccttttttttttttcttcattttaacagctcaactaagtgttgttcctagtGAACCCTGAACTCATCCTCAAGTGAGTCTATTAAATCCTCTAAATCTAATTTTTAATAGATGCAGAAATTAAATTGGGAAAGTGAAGGTGGAGTAATATTTTAGGCATGTGGTAATTTATTCTTTAGGTAATGGATGTGTCGGTTTCTGTTGGTTCTGCTCTTTTACCgccagcttaattaagagctaccccctcaattgctgctaatcttagctaaaatatggcataattaaattagaatatatattagcatgttacTAAATTGAAGATGAAATATTATGTAAGttagattgtgtttgatagacacacttgaggacgagtcaGGGGTTTAAtaagaacaacacttagttgaagtgccaaaatggaaaaaaaataacaagtttagggggccgcatatgcattaagatCAGAACTTTGAACCTACATGATGTAGAACGAATTTATGATTCAGTGCGTTACCGTATCAGATTACATTGCTCGTAATTACTCcctggttcaaaataagtgtccatttAATCTTTTTGCACACCTTTTAAACAAAtattaatttttagaaaaaaaaaaagagatatttTGATTAAACTATCCTTAATTGAATACTACGGAGTACCtagttaatatagtttcttgattacataaaaactcacttatctaaatagggataaattgaaagaaaataattGATTTAATCTTAATTACGTAGGTGAACACTTATTTTAGAtcaaaataaaaaggctaagtgaacacGTATTATGAACCGGAGGGGATTATATAAAACTCAAAATGCATTAACTTCTCATTACAAAAAAtgagtaatttgcggaggttgaaagttgcaattcgcggaggcTAATTACTAGAGAAGactaaaacctccgcgaattgcaactttcaacctctacaaattactatttttttttttatagtgtctactctaaaaaaaaaaagcattctcTCATTCCAAATCCATCTTTAAATCCAAAAGGAAAAGAGTAATTTCCCACATAAGAAAAGGGGGAACATTTAAAACATAGATAAGACTTCATAATCTAAATCTTCATAATCTAAATCTTTCCTTTACTTTTTTCCCTTTCaaattttttcttccttttttgttCATGAAAAGTATCAATTGATTTTCCTCTTTTAAAGTTGCACTTCGTAATTGTCATTGATATCTTCCTTTCCAAGATAAATGTCACTTTAGTGAAGAAATAAATTCAGAATTTATGCAATATGGTCCTCTTTCCTAGTAAATATCGACGTACACTAGTAAAACACGTGTAATCTTTTAAAAAACAGCACATAAGTAAAATTCTGTTGAGAAAAGATAAAGTATCAGTCTCATTTTACTTTTTGCCGAATATGATAGATTAGAATATCACTTTTAGGTGATCAGTGAGAATTATTTCGAGGCAAATACGATGACAAAAGGTCAATTTTTTGGTAAGCAAAAGTACGAGTataactattattttgattatgagcTTGAATACTTTTAGATTTTTCTTTTCCGTTTTACATAGTTATTAAAAAATTAAGGGAAATCAAATTAGAACCACTATATTTATAGGCTTTTAATCACTGAGTTGCTTCATTGGAGAGAAACCTTTAACTGATAATTTCATGATATGCTAGAAaaagtaaaatatttattttcaaaatttattatGTTGAGTTAATGCCAAAAGTGCATGAGTTTAATTTATAACCTTTTACTATATTCAAGACTTTTAAATAGTCAATATAATAATGTAGAGGATTGAACACACCTATATTATAGTATTTTTCATGTTATCCTTCATGCCAAAATCCTAGTAATTAAATTCTTACTTTAAGTATCCTGATTGTTTtaattaacatttgcagtaattAAGTAGAGTTAGACTAAAAAGGCATAATAATTGGACGGAGGAAGTAATATTTTTTATGTTTCATACCAAGATCCTAGTACTAATTAGTAATTAAGTCCTTACTTTAAGTATCCTGATTGTATTAAGTAACATTTATAGTAAGTAAGACTTCTGCATAAAATCCAACTCCTTCCTTCACTTCTCCCCATCTCCTCAAAACTCTAACACACTCCAACTCACCCCCCTTCCACCCTCTcccccaccccaccaccaccacttCCTCCGCCGTGAACCGCCGTCATGATGGCAAAAACCACCACCCTTTCCAGTGAAGTAATGAAAAAAATAATTCTTTCCTACACTTACTTAGCAATTTGGATAGTCCTTTCTGCTACAGTCATTGTATACAACAAGTACATTCTTGATAAAAAACTCTATAACTGGCCTTTCCCTATTTCCCTTACAATGATCCACATGGGTTTTTGTTCTTCACTAGCTTTCTTTCTCGTACGTATCCTTAAGTTTGTCGAACTTGTCACCTTGTCTCAAAGAGTATACTTAACATGTGTACTTCCCATTGGTGCACTTTACTCTCTTTCCTTATGGCTCTCAAATTCTGCTTATATTTATCTTTCTGTTTCCTTCATTCAAATGCTTAAAGCCTTAATGCCAGTTGCTGTATACACCATTGGGATTTTATTCAAAAAGGATAATTTCAAGAACTCAACTATGTGTAACATGTTGGCAATTTCAGTTGGTGTTGGTATTGCTGCTTATGGTGAAGCAAAGTATGATTCTTTTGGGGTTTCTCTTCAGTTACTTGCTGTTTTGGTTGAGGCAACTAGGTTGGTTATGATTCAGATATTGTTGAATTCAAGAGGAATTAATTTAAACCCCATTGCTACTTTGTACTATGTTGCTCCTAGTTGCTTTGTTTTCTTGTTTATTCCATGGGTTTTTGTGGAACTTCCAGTTTTAAGAGCAAATAGTAATAGTTTGGGAGGGTTTAATtttgattttgtgatttttgcTACTAATTGTTTATGTGCATTTGCATTGAACTTAGCTGTGTTCTTGGTAGTGGGAAAGACTTCAGCTTTGACTATGAATATTGGTGGGGTGGTTAAAGATTGGTTGCTTATTGCATTTTCTTGGTCAGTGATTAAGGATACTGTGACTCCATTGAACTTGATTGGGTATGGATTAGCATTCTTGGGAGTTGCTTATTATAATCATCAGAAGTTGCAGATGTTAAAGGCAAAAGAAGCAGAGAAGAAGTCTCAGCAGGATGATGAAGAAGGTGGGGTTTTGTTGACAGAAAGAGAACAGAATGGAACAGGGAAGAAGGGTGATTCAATGGACTAATTTGAGAAGAAATCGGGAATATTGACAAAATTGGGTATGAAGTAATTAACTTTATATTTATGGCAGGAAGATAAGGTCTTGCATGACATGAAATGTGGTGTTTCTTTTTAAGAAATTTTAAAGATGGCTTTTGCTGTTGATGGATCTTGGGGATTAGGTATGTTGGCTGGATCATCTGTtacccttttttattttttgggataAGGATTAGCTtacttttctttttcatatttgGGATTTTTGGGTATGCAAAGCTCATCTTTGAGTGCAAATTATATTCATATGTTAGAGTTAAGAGTTAATATTCCAAATACCTTTTGTAGCTGTTTCTATATTCTGCTTACAAGTTTGCCTGGTGACAATCTTTTTTCTCCTTCCTCTCCCCTCTGCGAAGGAGTTGTGAAGGTATCCTGGATTTGATTTTTAACAATTAGTAGTAACATATTTCAGAAGTCCTAAATTTATATAGGAGGTCTTTGGCTAAAAGTAAAGTGTTTTAAGCAGTCGCCTTTCTGCTTTTGGGAAAAAGTTGGGAGTCCAAATTTTTGCTTCTCAAGAAGCAGAAgcaaaaaaataattta
Encoded here:
- the LOC132608226 gene encoding probable sugar phosphate/phosphate translocator At4g32390: MMAKTTTLSSEVMKKIILSYTYLAIWIVLSATVIVYNKYILDKKLYNWPFPISLTMIHMGFCSSLAFFLVRILKFVELVTLSQRVYLTCVLPIGALYSLSLWLSNSAYIYLSVSFIQMLKALMPVAVYTIGILFKKDNFKNSTMCNMLAISVGVGIAAYGEAKYDSFGVSLQLLAVLVEATRLVMIQILLNSRGINLNPIATLYYVAPSCFVFLFIPWVFVELPVLRANSNSLGGFNFDFVIFATNCLCAFALNLAVFLVVGKTSALTMNIGGVVKDWLLIAFSWSVIKDTVTPLNLIGYGLAFLGVAYYNHQKLQMLKAKEAEKKSQQDDEEGGVLLTEREQNGTGKKGDSMD
- the LOC132639934 gene encoding DEAD-box ATP-dependent RNA helicase 15-like; protein product: MGETKENDAYEEELLDYEEDDEKVVPDSANGKVNGESAKKGYVGIHSSGFRDFLLKPELLRAIVDSGFEHPSEVQHECIPQAILGMDVICQAKSGMGKTAVFVLSTLQQIEPVAGQVAALVLCHTRELAYQICHEFERFSTYLPDIKVAVFYGGVNIKLHKELLKNECPHIVVGTPGRVLSLARDKDLALRNVRHFILDECDKMLESLDMRRDVQAIFKMTPHDKQVMMFSATLSKEIRPVCKKFMQDPMEIYVDDEAKLTLHGLVQHYIKLSETEKNRKLNDLLDALDFNQVVIFVKSVNRAAELNKLLVECNFPSICIHSGMTQEERLTRYKGFKEGHKRILVATDLVGRGIDIERVNIVINYDMPDSADTYLHRVGRAGRFGTKGLAITFVSSASDSEVLNQVQERFEVDIKELPEQIDTSTYMPS